The region TTGGAACAACCTGACCCTCGTAGTATTCCCATTGATAAGGGAATGCGTCAAATGCTCCAAAGAATGTATCAGCATACTTGAAGTTTTCCCTTCCTTGATATGGATTTTGGACGCCAAGCTCCTTAAATGCCCGGAGTACTTCTAAATATTCCTCAGTAGTTCGAGGGATGTCTAAGCCTGTTTGCTCAAGCAGATCCATACGAATAAATGTAGCTCTCCGTGAACGGTTTGAAAGATAATCAGGAATCGCGTAAATCTTCCCTTCATACGTAACCTGATCCCATGCTTCTTGAGGAATCACCTCTAACAGTTCCTGCCCGTGTTCTGCTAAAAGATCATCTAAAGGCATAAATACGTTGGCTTGAACAGCTCCTGCTAATTCTGCTCCCCAAATTCCGCCTGATGCCTGAACGACATCTGGAATATCTCCAGAGGCAAGCATTAATGTCATTCTTTCGATATATTCAGCGTGAGGAACAAGCCTGATGTTAATATCCGTATTCGTTAATTTTTCAAGCTCATGTACCCATTTGTCATCATTGATCTCAGGGTGACTTTCAACATAAGGTGTAGCTAGAGTACGCATAGAAATAGAAAATTCTAAGGGTTTTTCAGTGTCAGTAGCTTGATCTGTGTCTGCAGAACTTGAATCATTCGCTTTGCTTCCTGTTTCCTCATTGCCACAGGCAGCTAAAATAAATAAAACGCTTAGTAATAGGATAAGTGTAAAATAAGCCTTTTTACGCATAACCGACCTCCGTTTTCTTAAAATCAAGAAATGTAAGTGCTTTCATAACTAAGGTAACAAGGAATGAAGAATTAATAAATGTCCTCGTTTTAGTTCTTCTTGTGCATTTTTTAGCTCCGATCCTTTCGTTCCATTTAGTTATAGCACCTAACGCTATAAAAGTGAATGTCTATACATTCCTCTATTCCTTAATTCCTCCAAGCATAAAGCCTTTGATGAAGAACTTTTGTAGAAAGGGATAGATCGCTAGGATAGGAATGGTAGCTACAACAATTGTAGCCATCTTTATTCCTTCAGGAGAGCTCGATAACATAGATGAAAACATATCCGAGGTTGGATCAGCTACTAGAGTATCATCTACAATCATTTCTCTTAGCTTAACTTGTAGGGGATATAGCCTTCTATTCTCAATATACATAAGCGCATTAAAGTACGTATTCCAATGGAAGACTGCGTAAAAGATCGCCAAAGTAGCTAATGCTGGTTTAGATAGAGGTAAAATGATTTTAAATAAAATGCGCAGCTCTCCACAGCCATCAATTCGGCTTGAGTCTATTAGCTCAGAAGGAATCTGAATAAAGAAGGAACGCATAACAAAGAAATTGAAAGCACTGATGGCTGTTGGTAATATGAGAGACCATACTGAATTAAGTAAACCTAGCTTTTGTACAAGTAGGTACGTAGGAATTAAAGGTGCCGAAAAAATCATAGTGAAAAGGACCATAAACAATACATACCTTCTCCCGATAAATTCCTTGCGGGACAAAGGATACGCTAATGAGGCTGTGGCTAGAAGATTAATGGCCGTACCCACAACAGTAATAAAAATGGTTACCCCAAAGGATCTCCATATAGAAATATCCTGAAAGACGTATTGATAATTGGCGAAGGTGAACTCTATTGGCCATAGAATAACATCCCCGCGATCAATAGCCTCCGAGCTACTAAAGGATTGAGCAAAAACATGTAGTAGGGGAAGGAGCATAATAAGGGAATATACAATTAATAAAGTAAGGTTAATTTTTAAAAATAGCTTCCGAGATGGACTGTCCTTTATAGACATAAGAACTCCTCCTTATTAATACAAGCTGTTTCCTGTAGTTTTTCGGCTTAAAAAATTGGCTCCAACGAGAAGGATAAGTCCAACGACAGATTTAAAAATACCAATAGCTGTCGTGTAACTAAATTGATTCTGGAGTAATCCAACCTGATAAATATACGTATCAAAAATTTCCCCATTTACCCGATTCAGAGGATTCAAGAAGACGTAAACACGTTCAAAGCCAAAGTCTAAAAAGTTTCCAATTTGCAGAAGGAAAAGAATGGTGATAGTAGGCAACAGGGCGGGCAGGGTAATACTCCAAGTCTGCTGCCATCTATTGGCTCCATCTACCTCAGCCGCTTCATAAAGATTTGGATTAATACCTGCTAATGCGGCAAGGTAGATAATTGTTCCCCAGCCAGTGTCTCTCCAAATCCCTGATCCAACAATGATGGACCGGATAAAGCTTTCATCCCCCAAAAAATAGATAGGATCAAAGCCAAACATTTTAACCACAGCATTTACAATTCCTGTAGAAGGTGAAAGGATACCAATGAAAATCCCACTGATAATGACCCAAGATAAGAAATGGGGCATGTACACAATCGTTTGAATAAGCCTCTTAGCCAACACCTTGCGCACCTCATTAAGCATAAGCGCTAGAATAATCGGAGCACTAAAGGCAAAGAGAATGTCGTAGGCGTTAATGAGCAAAGTGTTTTTTAAAATCCGTCCAAACTCTGGATAGAGAAACATTTTCTTAAACTGATCAAGTCCTACCCAAGGGCTATCAAAGATTCCTTGAAAGATATTATAATTCTGGAAGGCAATAACGGAGCCTAGTAAGGGAACATACTTAAACAGTAGAAAATATATGATTCCAGGTAACGCAATCATATAGAGTGCTTTGTATTTCCACATCGAACGCAGTGTAGCCGAAAGCTTCATGCAACAACCCCCAATCAAACGTAATGTACTTAAAATACTAGGATTTGAAAAGGCTTACATCAAGAGACTATATTTTGCCTGGCTTGTGTTTTTTTTAGATGACAATCAGAAAATTATTTCAATTTAATTTGTTTTCTGTATAATAGCTATATAAGAAAGCGCTTTCTTTTGGGAAGGGGGTCAACGTGATGAAGGTGTTAATCATTGAGGATGAGCCTTTAATTCGAAAAGGATTAAGTACCTTACTAAGGCAGGTGGATGTGAAGGATTTTACCCTTGAACAGATCGTAGAGGCTGAACATGCAGAGGAAGCGGAAAGATGGTTAGAAAGGCAGAGCTTTGATTTTGTTTTAACAGATATTGAAATGGGAGAAATGAACGGTCTGCAATTAATTAAAAGATGGCGGCAGAAAAGAGAGGATACTCAGTGGGTGATTATCTCTGGATATGATTATTTTGAGTTTGCCCAAGAGGCGATCTTAAATGGAGTACGTGAGTATGTCTTAAAGCCTGTCACAAAAAGGAAAATGAAGGAAGTAGTTGAGCGTCTAGTGGAGCATTACCGTGCCAGGCAGCCCGATTTCATAGGGGCCGATGAAGTAGAGGAGATCATTGGTCATTTAGAGGAGTTTATCTGGTCTCTAAAGCAAACAGAGGTGAAAAAGATAATTGATGATTGGTCAGAGCAAATGAAGACACGCCAGCTTAGTCTTGCTTACTTCAGCAGATTAGTTGAGCATATTTTCGGGGTGCTACATTCTCGTTTAGGTCAGAAAGGGAGTCATTTTTCCTTTGAAAAGCAGGTTCAAATGGAGGGAGAGAGCCTACGGGATATCTCCCAAAAATTTGAGCAGCAGTGTTTGTACCTCTTGCATAAAGTAGAAGACCAACGCAAAGGAAACGAAATTGATCCAATTGAGGTGGCAAAGTCTTATATCCTAGAACATATTGATCAGGAGCTAGGACTTGATGATGTAGCTAGAAGACTTGGTCTAAATTCCTCCTATTTCAGCCAATTGTTTAAAAAGGAGACCGGGGAAACGTTCGTAAAATATAGAATGAGGTTAAGGATGGAGCGGGCTAAGGAGCTTCTTTTGCGAAAAGATATTCGGATTATTGATATCCCTAGCTTAATTGGCTGTAATGATCACCCACATTTCACTAAAACATTTAAAAAGTATACAGGACAGACTCCGTCTAAGTTTCGCGTCCAAATGGGAGTAGATCATTGAAAAAATGGCTCTATCGCTTGAATCTTAATTTGCGTTTGCTTTTATACTTTTCTTTCGTCATCACTATAGCCATTGTTTTAGTTACGTGGATGATTTACCTCCAATCGACCTATCAAATTAAGGAGCAGGTAGAGACATATTTAGAGCACATCGTAGAGAATACAAGCTACCAAACAGATCGATATATTCACGATTATGAGCTAGCTACCTTGAGTTTGTTAACGGACACTCGGATCAAACGATTTTTAGATTTAACTGAAGGTCAGAGCTTTGAAAGATATACACATTACCGTGAAATAAAGAAGAAAATGAGTAATATTTCTCTTCAGTACCACGATATTAATCTAATTTATATTATTGGGGAAGAGGGGCAGGCTGTACTATCTGAGGATAGAGTATTTAGTCAGGATGAGCTTTTTCCAACGAAGGAGGTTTATGAGAAGCTGTATGGCAGTACCCCTGAAAGTGGAAAAATCGTACTCTCTGCTGATGCGAGTATTTATCATCAAAACCAGTATGTCATCACAATAACTAGGAAGGTAAGAGGAATGTCTAGTTTTGCTCCTAAAGGTATATTAGGAATTGAAATAAAAGCTAGGGCACTTGCTGACCTGTGGAATATTGCTCATTTACAGAATAATACTTCTTTGTGGATCTTGGGGCCAGAAGGAGAAATTGTCTATCATTCGGATGAAAGCTACTTAGGACAGCAGTTGGAAAGAACTCTGCATGAGGAGCTGAAAGAAGCGGATCAAGGAAGCTTTACAGGGCAATGGGGGGAGGAGAAAATGCTGTTTTATTTTACAACGTCTCCCTACACAAATTGGAAGCTAGTAGCAATGACTCCGGAAAAGGATATTCTAGAGCCCATTTCAGGAATAAAAAACACGGCAATAAGTGTTGGAGTGGTGGCTTTTTTTATAGCTATTCTTATTTCAAGTGCTTTTACAAAAAGTATAGTGAAGCCCTTACGCAAGGTGCAAAAAGGGATGAAGAGGATGGAGCAAGGAGAATGGGAACGAATTCCTCAGCTCAAAGGCAATGATGAAATTAGCAGTGTAGTTGAAAGCTATAATAAAATGGTGGATAAGCTTTCGCAGCTAGTGGATGATTTATACAAATCAGAGCTTAAGAATCAGCTCGTTGAGATTGAAAAGCAAAGGATTGAGCTCCAAGCGCTACAATCACAAATTAACCCACATTTTTTACACAATACTCTTGAAACAATGAATGCATATGCCATTATGAATGAAGCGGA is a window of Bacillus horti DNA encoding:
- a CDS encoding cache domain-containing sensor histidine kinase, with the translated sequence MKKWLYRLNLNLRLLLYFSFVITIAIVLVTWMIYLQSTYQIKEQVETYLEHIVENTSYQTDRYIHDYELATLSLLTDTRIKRFLDLTEGQSFERYTHYREIKKKMSNISLQYHDINLIYIIGEEGQAVLSEDRVFSQDELFPTKEVYEKLYGSTPESGKIVLSADASIYHQNQYVITITRKVRGMSSFAPKGILGIEIKARALADLWNIAHLQNNTSLWILGPEGEIVYHSDESYLGQQLERTLHEELKEADQGSFTGQWGEEKMLFYFTTSPYTNWKLVAMTPEKDILEPISGIKNTAISVGVVAFFIAILISSAFTKSIVKPLRKVQKGMKRMEQGEWERIPQLKGNDEISSVVESYNKMVDKLSQLVDDLYKSELKNQLVEIEKQRIELQALQSQINPHFLHNTLETMNAYAIMNEADEISEMAEALSSMFRYSVRNLEVVTLLDELNHVKNFLVVQEHRFQKKMIVSINVSPELYEEEIVKLTLQPIIENAIHHGLRKMNYEGVISITASVEKEFLLVQIQDNGVGISMQRMEEIQRRLASDQAHEISKHMGIGVSNVDRRIKLVFGQEYGLRISSSEGEGTNIQMRFPRSNWLKKYG
- a CDS encoding ABC transporter permease; its protein translation is MKLSATLRSMWKYKALYMIALPGIIYFLLFKYVPLLGSVIAFQNYNIFQGIFDSPWVGLDQFKKMFLYPEFGRILKNTLLINAYDILFAFSAPIILALMLNEVRKVLAKRLIQTIVYMPHFLSWVIISGIFIGILSPSTGIVNAVVKMFGFDPIYFLGDESFIRSIIVGSGIWRDTGWGTIIYLAALAGINPNLYEAAEVDGANRWQQTWSITLPALLPTITILFLLQIGNFLDFGFERVYVFLNPLNRVNGEIFDTYIYQVGLLQNQFSYTTAIGIFKSVVGLILLVGANFLSRKTTGNSLY
- a CDS encoding carbohydrate ABC transporter permease; the encoded protein is MSIKDSPSRKLFLKINLTLLIVYSLIMLLPLLHVFAQSFSSSEAIDRGDVILWPIEFTFANYQYVFQDISIWRSFGVTIFITVVGTAINLLATASLAYPLSRKEFIGRRYVLFMVLFTMIFSAPLIPTYLLVQKLGLLNSVWSLILPTAISAFNFFVMRSFFIQIPSELIDSSRIDGCGELRILFKIILPLSKPALATLAIFYAVFHWNTYFNALMYIENRRLYPLQVKLREMIVDDTLVADPTSDMFSSMLSSSPEGIKMATIVVATIPILAIYPFLQKFFIKGFMLGGIKE
- a CDS encoding response regulator transcription factor, producing the protein MKVLIIEDEPLIRKGLSTLLRQVDVKDFTLEQIVEAEHAEEAERWLERQSFDFVLTDIEMGEMNGLQLIKRWRQKREDTQWVIISGYDYFEFAQEAILNGVREYVLKPVTKRKMKEVVERLVEHYRARQPDFIGADEVEEIIGHLEEFIWSLKQTEVKKIIDDWSEQMKTRQLSLAYFSRLVEHIFGVLHSRLGQKGSHFSFEKQVQMEGESLRDISQKFEQQCLYLLHKVEDQRKGNEIDPIEVAKSYILEHIDQELGLDDVARRLGLNSSYFSQLFKKETGETFVKYRMRLRMERAKELLLRKDIRIIDIPSLIGCNDHPHFTKTFKKYTGQTPSKFRVQMGVDH